A genomic window from Leptospira fletcheri includes:
- a CDS encoding PDZ domain-containing protein encodes MKLRILFLSFLLVFTVSSTESKNGKPSKSPVKKNSEMKGSGTVSNRSDNGFEKSIVQIKVSFQEPDYISPWKKKNPRVRRGVGIVVNGNRILVPAQILQYSTLVEVKKFSSYTETKAEISRTDSETNLALLTVEEKGFFEDLKPLEFQQKIVYPQQIAIYQLDNSGSIQSASGALLSLDLDLYPQGQIELPILDVNSAETLNGNGEVIVSEGKAAGILFDFTGDKNAGRAIPSFLIRKFLGLSGKSDRIAYKGFRHRPVTDSATKEFYGISGKNEGILVAEVLPGSSADGVLKAGDVVLEFGGKKIDSKGYFEHSTYGKQVFSFLAHAGDEFGYEIGKTVPVLILRDKKKMEVDLPLKPFPYSAVRIPHRDPSNRPDYYLNGGFLFLELSENYLLEWGKDWRSRVDKKLLYLYDYHKFRSLGEPQSRIVLLSQVIPDESNNGYHDIFGRILESADGISVNSIQDLMRKVRESKKDIVSLRLDDGTEVVLDKKEMAKANSRIGAQYKIPASAMGERK; translated from the coding sequence TTGAAATTACGCATTCTATTCCTCTCATTCCTTCTCGTCTTTACCGTTTCCTCGACCGAATCCAAAAACGGAAAACCGTCCAAGTCCCCGGTGAAAAAAAACTCCGAGATGAAAGGTTCCGGAACAGTCTCTAACCGGTCCGACAACGGTTTCGAAAAAAGCATCGTTCAAATCAAGGTCTCCTTCCAAGAACCGGATTACATTTCTCCTTGGAAAAAAAAGAATCCCCGGGTTCGAAGAGGAGTCGGGATAGTAGTAAACGGAAATCGCATTTTAGTTCCCGCGCAGATCCTGCAGTATTCCACTTTGGTGGAGGTCAAAAAATTCTCCTCTTATACGGAAACCAAAGCGGAGATCTCGCGTACCGATTCGGAAACGAACCTCGCGTTATTGACCGTAGAGGAAAAAGGTTTCTTCGAAGACTTAAAGCCCCTGGAATTCCAGCAAAAAATCGTCTACCCTCAGCAGATCGCAATTTATCAATTGGATAATTCCGGATCTATACAAAGTGCGAGCGGAGCCTTGCTCAGTCTGGATCTGGACCTTTATCCTCAGGGCCAAATCGAGCTGCCGATCTTGGATGTGAATTCCGCAGAAACTCTGAACGGAAACGGGGAAGTGATCGTTTCGGAAGGAAAAGCCGCAGGCATTCTATTCGATTTTACCGGAGATAAGAACGCAGGTAGAGCCATTCCTTCCTTTTTGATCCGTAAATTTTTAGGACTTTCCGGGAAATCGGATCGGATCGCATACAAGGGATTCCGTCATCGCCCTGTCACGGATTCCGCTACAAAAGAATTCTACGGAATCTCAGGTAAAAACGAAGGAATCCTAGTAGCGGAAGTACTCCCCGGAAGTTCCGCGGATGGAGTGCTCAAGGCGGGAGACGTAGTCCTAGAATTCGGCGGCAAGAAAATAGATTCCAAAGGCTATTTCGAACATTCCACCTACGGCAAACAGGTTTTTTCCTTTCTTGCACATGCCGGAGACGAATTCGGTTACGAAATCGGGAAAACCGTTCCGGTTCTGATCCTGAGGGATAAGAAGAAGATGGAAGTGGACCTCCCTTTAAAACCCTTTCCTTATTCCGCCGTCCGGATTCCTCATAGAGACCCTTCCAATCGCCCCGATTATTACTTAAACGGCGGCTTCTTATTTCTCGAACTTTCCGAAAATTATCTTTTGGAATGGGGAAAGGACTGGAGATCAAGGGTGGATAAAAAACTGCTGTACCTGTACGATTACCACAAATTCCGTTCTTTGGGGGAACCCCAGAGTCGCATCGTACTTCTATCCCAAGTGATCCCCGACGAATCCAATAACGGATACCACGACATTTTCGGAAGAATTCTGGAATCCGCGGACGGAATTTCCGTGAATTCCATCCAAGACCTCATGCGGAAAGTCCGGGAGTCCAAAAAAGATATCGTTTCTCTAAGGTTAGACGATGGAACCGAAGTGGTATTGGACAAGAAAGAGATGGCAAAAGCGAATTCCAGAATAGGAGCCCAGTACAAGATTCCCGCCTCTGCTATGGGAGAGCGTAAGTAG